GGCCCCGTGGCATGCCGGGTCAGGCAGCCCATGGCCAGGTGGCAGAGGCCCCGTGGCATGCCGGGTCAGGCAGCCCATGGCCTGGTGGCAGAGGCCCCGTGGCATGCCGGGTCAGGCAGCCCATGGCCTGGTGGCAGGGGCCCCGTGGCATGCCGGGTCAGGCAGCCCATGGCCTGGTGGCAGGGGCCCCGTGGCATGCCGGGTCAGGCAGCCCATGGCCTGGTGGCAGGGGCCCCGTGGCATGCCGGGTCAGGCAGCCCATGGCCTGGTGGCAGGGGCCCCGTGGCATGCCGGGTCAGGCAGCCCATGGCCTGGTGGCAGGGGCCCCGTGGCATGCCGGGTCAGGCAGCCCATGGCCTGGTGGCAGGGGCCCCGTGGCATGACGGGTCAGGCAGCCCATGGCCTGGCAGCGGAAGTGCTGTGGCACGCTGGGTTAGAATcctagaataccagggttggaagggacctcaggagggcatctagtccaaccccctgctcaaagcaggaccaaccccaactaaatcagcctgTGGCAGCCCGTGGCCAGGTGGCGGAGGCCCCGTGGCATGCTGGGTCAAGAAGCCTGTGGCTGTTGTGTTCCCCTGCAGGCGAGAAACCCTACATGTGCCCCTACGAGGGCTGCAGCAAGCGCTACTCCAACTCCAGCGACCGCTTCAAGCACACGCGCACCCACTACGTGGACAAGCCCTACTACTGCAAGATGCCCGGCTGCCACAAGCGCTACACGGACCCCAGCTCGCTGCGCAAGCACATCAAGGCCCATGGCCACTTCGTGTCCCACGAGCAGCAGGAGCTGCTCAAACTCCAGCAGCCTCCCAAGACGCCCGTCGCCTCGGCAGAAGTGCCTTATGTCAACGGGGCGCAGCTCATCATCCCCAATCCAGCCGCCCTCTTTGGTGGACACGCACTGCCTGGCCTGGGTGCCTCTTTGCCCATCCCCCTGGCCCCGGGGCCCCTGGACCTCAGCACCCTGGCCTGTGGCGCCGTGGGCTCTGCCGCGCTGCCGGGGCTTCCAagccccctgctgtccctcaATGGGGCACCACTCAACTTGGCCAAGAACCCCTTGCTGGCATCTCCCTTTGGTGCCGGTGGACTAGGGCTGCCAGTGGTGTCCCTGCTTGCTGGCAAGACGGACATGGAGAAGTGCCAGGTGGGTGACACCAGGGTGGCCAAAGTGGGCAAAGCTCAAGGGCTCGAGAGCCGCAAAGAGTCGTGCGACAGGACTGAGCGGGCCCGGCTCAGGCGTGCTCCGGAGAGCCTGCCGCTGCTGCCCGGCGCGGTGCTGGACCTGTCCACCGGCGTGAGCTCTATGGGCAGCCCCGAGGCCCTGCCGCCTGGCTGGGTGGTGATCCCCCCTGGCTCCGTCTTGCTGAAGCCGGCCGTGGTGAACTGAATGAACGAAGCCCAGACGCAAAACGAGGCGCCACCTTGGCATGGGTCTCGACGGGTGAATCTgccagtggggttggggggaatctGGAcctcccgcccccttcccctgcgACAGCCGCTTGGGTCTCGCTTGGACCCTACACGAAAGAAGAGTTTGACTCTTCTGAGAATAGCAATaatccccatcccagccctgcgGCCGGCCCGCATCACCGGCCCAGTGCAGGCAGCTCCAGAGGCCTCTTCATGGGACCCCCCAGATAGctaactgccccctccctgagccagccaCACCCTAAAGCCTCTTGCTGGCTCTCCGAGGTGCCAACACCGGCCCAGGACACAGCAGGAGTGGGCTCATGGCTCTGGCAGGCGCCAGGCTGGGGCACCAGGGTCGATTGTGGCAGCAGAGCAAGTGCTGGAAAGGGACGACTGCGGAGGGACCAGAGCCAGGCCGTGGCCTTGGTGGCAATGGGGTCGTGGAGCTGGATCGGGGCCCTAGGGCTGGCCTGGTGTACCATCACCCCATCTCTCCCTGGGGGCTGCCTGCCTCAGGCAGCGGCAGGCGCTGTTATTTATTTATCTCACCCAACCCTCGCTCTGACCGGTCCCCGATTGGGCCCTTGTTCCTGGTGCTGACCAGGTGCCCCCTGCCTGAGGCCTGAGCCACGCAGCCACCTGCCTTGGGATCCCAACACAGTCCCATGCCCACTCCCCAGTCAGTGCCAGGTGCTCATGCCCTTGTGCCCTCTGCTGGTGGTGTGGGCGATGATGGCGTCCATGCAGCCTGGTAGCTGGGTGGGTGTGAGCGATCCCAGAGGAAGGGCCCATTGACCCCCCTGTCCAGCCTGTGGTTCCTGGGGGCCGTGTCCCCTGGCCCCTGCAGCAGAGCTGGCCCCCTGGCACTGGCCACGCTATCTGGCCATCACACGTGGCCTGGCAGGGAGGACGGTGCCAGCAGAACCCACAGACACGGGTATGATTCCCCACCCTTGAGCCCCATGACACAGGCAGCCCTGGGCACCTTCCTCTCTGGCTCGGGGtaagcgcccccctcccccccctagGACTGGCACTGCCatggggctgggctagcgggctccctccactccagctccGGTTCCCGCGCACCGTGGGAGGCTGGCTCATTTCCAGAAACTCCCAAGCAAAGGGCTCTAGCGCCTTGCTCACCCTAACACCTGCCAGTGGGCCTCTCCCATCACCCACCTCCCTGTGCCCATGCCAGCCCggcctgcagcacagccagcacCCTTGGAGCCAAGCAGCGCTGACCCGGGAgcggccagcccagcccagcccagccacatGGGACCACCAGGAGCCGCTGGAGCGGGGTGTTCCCGTTCTCACCCCCAAGCCGATGGAGCTCCCACCCTGCCCAGTCTGACCCCCCAAGAGCAAGTCAGCCGGGCCCCGAATGCACCCAGCCGTCCCCAGGCCCGTGCGCCAGTGAGGAGGCAGTGCCACTCAGCCGCAGCTGGGCTTGCCCGGTGGAGATGCCGGCGAGACAAGACCACGATGAACTTCTGGACTGCAGCCCCATCGCCCTTCAGCCCTGGGTTGACTGGACTGAGACAGACAGACGGACCCCCAGTCCTGTGGGGAGCCCTGCCCCcggaccctcctcccccacccccgacaacGCATACTGGCTGAGTATGCCGCTCACCAGCTCCCGTGCCCCTTCCccaacctgggggaggggggcgggggcaagATTGCCTTCAGCTCTGTTAGTACCTTAGCATGTAACGCAAGTGTGCGTGGCTGGCCGGCGGCGCAGGGCGGGAGCCCCCTTCCTGGCTGTGCACCCTGGCCTGCTGACTGGGAGGCGAGGGCCGGGTCAGTGCTTCAGTTCACACCCTGAGTGGGCAGATGCCTGTAGCCTCCCGCCCCAGCACTGCAGGGAGCCATGGGGTCACCGGCCACAGCCTGGCGCTGCACCTGCCCAGCTGCCAAGGGCTCGTGGTCAGCTGAGTCTCATCAGGCCGGGGGCTGAGCCCCGCCCGCACAAGGCCTGCTGCTGATGCTCCCCAAACTGGTTTCCCCTTTGGCCAGATCACCCTACGGAGCCATTGCCCATCTCCAAGTGACTGGCTCAGCAGCTGCAACCTGCTCCAGCCCATGCCCCTGCCAGTCCAGTCCCAGTCTGACTGCCAGGAGCCCTGGCTAGCCCTGCCCTGGCGCGCTCCACCTCCCCGAGGCGTGGCTGCCAGGCTGCCGGTGGGCACGTGGCCTGGGCAGGCTGTTGCCCTGAGAGCTCCCCTGGGCCCGTCCTTGGCCAGGGGCTGCGGCATGTGCAAGTAGGTGGGACCCCCACTAGCCctgtcccccacacacagagTAATGCCCATGGGCTGGTGCAGCCAGCTGTCCCATGTTCTTCTCTGGCTCCCTCGATGGGCCTAGCTGTGCCCCCTGCTGTCGCTGCCCTAGGGGGGCAGGTTGGAGacaccccagccagccctgtgggcAGCCTGGTGAGCAGCAGGCCCAGTGCCAGGGTGAGACCAAGCGGCTTTGGGTGACAGCCGGATGCCCCTGGGGCACCCGGTCCTGAGGAGGGGCAGCGGGAGGCAGAGCCTGGCCCATCAGAGAACTGTGGTTATGGGTGCCAGCTGCTGGGGCGCATTAGCCCCCCCCCAGCTGGTCTCCTGCCCCCCATGCATCCCGTTGGTTAGAAATCTAATTACACACAGCATAGGGCCACTCTCACTGCCCATGGTGCAGCCTGGTGGGGGGGCTCTGCTACCCCACAGCACTGGGGGCTGATGTGTCTGCCCCTCCCAGCCACGTGGCATCACAGCCCTTGCTCGGTGCGGGGACACAGCTGGTGAGCTGCTGGGGCCCTGCCCTGAGTGAGGGGGCAGCAAGCCAGCCTAAGTTACAGCATTAAATGTGGGGTGGCCAAGGCTGCGGCCtgag
The Lepidochelys kempii isolate rLepKem1 chromosome 10, rLepKem1.hap2, whole genome shotgun sequence DNA segment above includes these coding regions:
- the GLIS2 gene encoding zinc finger protein GLIS2; the encoded protein is MHSLDEPLDLKISISKLRAAREKRTLGSAKHRALHRELKTQDDGAAAMGPGSPGSLPAGLLLPSKCHDKRDARFSSTPLLDLSLSPPSDPDSPGGSTSLSPERQGSGDLPMAPTPHDFPSLRYIDGLPSSFQFFLPLGSGGALHLPASAFLTPPKEKRLSPELPLPQQLVCRWAKCNQLFDLLQDLVDHVNDFHVKPEKDAGYCCHWEGCARHGRGFNARYKMLIHIRTHTNEKPHRCPTCNKSFSRLENLKIHNRSHTGEKPYMCPYEGCSKRYSNSSDRFKHTRTHYVDKPYYCKMPGCHKRYTDPSSLRKHIKAHGHFVSHEQQELLKLQQPPKTPVASAEVPYVNGAQLIIPNPAALFGGHALPGLGASLPIPLAPGPLDLSTLACGAVGSAALPGLPSPLLSLNGAPLNLAKNPLLASPFGAGGLGLPVVSLLAGKTDMEKCQVGDTRVAKVGKAQGLESRKESCDRTERARLRRAPESLPLLPGAVLDLSTGVSSMGSPEALPPGWVVIPPGSVLLKPAVVN